A single Bacillus sp. OxB-1 DNA region contains:
- a CDS encoding EamA family transporter: MNINKGIIFILVGASFFGFTPIFAKLGFSYGYSLGQINIVQMVISAFLLWSFTLIKRSSFKGLNKKNLFQIMMTGCFVGLTSIFYYGSMQYLPASLAIILLFQFVWIGFLLEWIFSKTRPAPIAVLSIILILIGVFFASNIVNGDIQGLPIKGFIFGILSAFTYAGFIFFSGKVAVKVDAWTRSSLMVTGSTIMVLVVFMRDLPTILPLEKSLLTTAAGVSLFGAVLPPLFFALGAPLVSGGIANILTSIELPIAILSASIILSETVTPLQWLGTAIILAAIAFNEIGPSLFRIRKHS; the protein is encoded by the coding sequence ATGAACATAAATAAAGGGATTATATTTATATTAGTAGGCGCTTCGTTTTTTGGTTTCACCCCCATATTTGCGAAATTAGGGTTTAGCTACGGCTATTCACTAGGCCAGATCAATATCGTCCAAATGGTGATTTCCGCATTCCTTCTATGGTCGTTCACTTTGATAAAACGCTCCAGTTTCAAAGGGCTCAATAAGAAGAATCTTTTTCAAATAATGATGACTGGTTGCTTTGTCGGGTTAACCAGCATCTTTTATTATGGTTCCATGCAGTATCTGCCCGCTTCCTTGGCCATCATTTTATTGTTCCAATTTGTATGGATCGGGTTCCTGTTGGAATGGATTTTCAGCAAGACGAGGCCGGCCCCCATTGCAGTCCTGTCCATCATTTTAATTTTAATAGGAGTCTTTTTTGCTTCAAATATTGTGAATGGAGACATACAAGGCTTGCCGATAAAAGGATTTATATTCGGTATTTTATCTGCATTCACCTATGCAGGTTTTATCTTTTTCAGTGGAAAAGTCGCTGTAAAAGTCGATGCTTGGACTCGGAGCTCTTTGATGGTAACCGGATCGACCATCATGGTGCTCGTCGTCTTTATGCGCGACCTTCCAACTATCCTGCCTTTGGAGAAAAGCCTGTTGACAACTGCGGCCGGGGTGTCATTATTCGGCGCAGTCCTCCCGCCGCTCTTTTTTGCATTGGGCGCACCGTTAGTGTCGGGAGGAATCGCAAATATATTGACATCCATTGAATTGCCGATCGCCATCCTATCCGCCAGCATCATTCTGTCGGAAACCGTAACTCCGCTGCAGTGGCTCGGCACCGCCATTATCCTGGCCGCGATCGCGTTCAATGAAATCGGCC